The window CGTTTGAACCGCGCGACATTTTTTCCTCCTCGTGACCTCAGATGAACTTCACAACACTTTAATATATCTTTATATCTTCCTAAACTATTCTCTTTGCCTTTGTCAGTTAAGAGGAAACAGCATGTCTGAGCTGAACGATAAACAGAATAATGGAGTTACTTCCCTGCAAGATTTTTTACTTTCTCTTTCATTTATATGTGAGTGCGGTGCAGCTCCACCACTGGCCTCTCTTATTATTGGATGGCAGCAATAAGGAAGTCAAGTGACTTTACCAGTTAGACtggctccctctctctctctgtctctgtctctctctctctctctgtctcccttttcCACCTGTGAGCGAAAGTTGTCAATCTGGAGAAGCTTCGAGTCTTTTAGTGAAAGACACCAGCAGGAATATCAGGAGGGGAGGGTTGAATGGAGAGGAGCGAGGCTGCGACCCTGACATCCCTGAGTGTGCCTGCTGTCACTTGGCTGCTGGTGGCCCCcggacacacagacaaatgtcGGGCCGCAGGGTTGGCTTCTGGCTCAGCGATAAGAAGCGCAGGAGGATGAACCTGGACGCCTTTGCAGACTTTTGTGCGTAAGTTGGAGCCGGCGTTTGACTTTTTGAGATTCATTTAGAGCTCATTCGGGCTCTCCTATGGGGCCCCTGGATAGATAGTAAAGAGGGTCCCAttgaaaaataatcatttcattttatcttaaagAAACTGTCGTAATAACGCCCTCACTATAATCAAGTGTACATAATTGTGCAACTCTTTATCACCAGCAATGAAAATCTGTCCACACTGCATGTGAAGCTTTATTCATTAACAACTCTGTTTGACGTCAGAAGACTCCATGTGTTATCATCAGtgttaaaacataaacattatcACCATCTTTTTCTCTGCAGGGGCCATGGAGTGGAAGTGGTGGAGGTAGGAGTCTAAACATATACATGAAATCATATAGTCTTAACAGTTTAAAATGAAGGGATGAAGAAAGGCAATGTGTAAGTGTGaggctgttgtttgtgtgtgtgttgtgtgaatGTGCTCATCTTTGCATAATGTTTATGTCCGTGTACAAATGAAGATAGATAGATGTCTGTCTTTATGCGTCGTTTTCCTTACATAGATGTCGTAacaccttcacacacatacacgtatAGAATTTTATTCCAGAGATATGCGAGAGCGGTTTGGGAACCCtgtccacccacacacacacatgtgtcaCGCACACATGTCAGCAACTTTACTAATCCATGTCACTGCCACCTGCAGCCCACGCCTACAATCTGTTTGCAGCAAAAGCCGTGAACAATGTCTGCCTGATTGTAGCTGCTCAGACATTTCACCGCGTGTGAATACCTGAACAGGAGCACAATAGACGTTTACACACAACAATAATGACTTCACCTTTGCCCACATGTCACAAGAAGCTAGCACACATATCAAAATGGTCAAATTACAATAAACAAATTAGGTAATTGCAGAGAAGTTGAGTCGTCTCAGTCAGTCTCTAAACCACATTTAATATTGTCTGAGCCTGGGTTCACAGTTCACAGAAACCTGCTACTATATAAAGAGCAGTGAAAACTGCAGCCATGTGTGTTATGGTGGTGTACAAATACAAACCGTTATTTTAATTAAAGAGGAAAGTGTGCCAGGACTTAAATCATCATGTCACAAATGTTTGGCATTATTTAGAGCAGTGGTGTAACGTGTCTGTGGTGAGCTAAACTGAAATTAGAAACACGCTATTCAAGTATGATAGCTAGCATAAACAGGATCTTTAAATTATTATTGCATAAAAATTCCAAGTACTTCACGCTGAAATCTTTCATGTTATGTACCATATCATGATATACAATAGACCTAGCTTCCAGAGGAAACTGTGACTCATTAAACATATGTGTAACTAATAAGATTAATTGCTGCACTACCTTTTGTTATGCTTTTGACAGGGCTCCTCTGTTGAAAAGGGCTTTCATTTCTCTTAGTAGTTACACCTGCTTTTCCTGCAGTGACTGGTTTGTAATGACAGATGCGAATGAAACACGAGAGTCAAAAGTGATACAGAGTATAATCTGACTCTAAACAAGAGCTGGTTCATATGTTCAATGTTTGTGATAGTTGATCATTTCTACATCGGTTTCCCGTTTCAAGTCTCTCAAATTAAAGATGAGCAATATTAAAagtggggcggcacggtggtgcagtggttcgcattgttgcctcacagcaagaaggtccTGATTCGAatcctggggtgggggagcccttctttgTGGAGCTTCTTTGTagtactccagcttcctgcAGTCCTAAGACgagcaggttaattggtgactctaaattgtccgtagatgtgaatgtgactgtctctatgtgtcagccctgtgataggtctgtcaacctgtccagggtgtaccccgcctctcgacCAGTGTcacctgggataggctccagcccctcagCAACCCCTAACAGCATAAATGGTCACGGAAAACAAATGAATCAATATAAATAGTATAGTGATACTGtcctggagggagctcggagtagagccgctgctccttcgcgttgaaaggggtcagttgaggtagttcgggcatctgatcaggatcctcctgggcgcctcccgctggacGTGTTtcaggcacatcccactggtaagaggccccggggcagacccagagcacactggagggattacatatctcatctggcctgggaacaccttgggtcccccaggaggagctggaaagcgttgctggggagagggacgtctggggtgctttgctcggcctgaaaatggatggatggatggatggatggatggatggatggatagtggTACTGTAGTTCAGTAGTGCCTCTTGGTAGTTCAATAGTGATTTTCCCTCCGTCAGATCGACCTCACGCAGCCACTGGGGCCCCAGGGACCCTTCGACGTCATCGTTCACAAGCTGTCTGATGTCATTGTGGAGGCTGAGCACGACAGCCAATCGCAGCAGCTCCTTGCCAACTTCCAGGTAAGACTGCGTTGTAAACGGACCTCCTTTTTGCATCTGTCCCAAGAGGAATATTGAATTTTATCATGCAGCTGCTTGTCAATGAGCAGTTACTTGAAGTGAGAGGATTTCTCCATCTGTGCTTTAAATTACAGAGCTATGTGTCGGCTTATCCCAGTACAGTTCTCCTGGACCCCCTGCCTGCCATGACTCAACTCTTAGACCGCTTTGCCTCTTATCGGATCATGAGCAAGCTGCACAATTCACTCCAAGGTGAACTGCAGCCTCACAGTGTATGTTGTAGTATACTGCTGTTAATAGATATAAACACCCACCCTTCGTATATTCTGTTCAACAGACTGGCGCGTCTGCAGTCCTCCTTACCTCGAGATCCACAGTGTCAGTGACCTGTCATCTATTCAACAGGCTGTGATGACCCAGGGCCTAAGTTTTCCTCTCAGTCAGTTCACTTTCACTTCCTTACGTATTTCATTCTTATATTTTCAATTTCATAAGTTGAGAGCGTTTAAATTAACTTTGAAGAGGACCACCGTATTCTGAAAACAAGCTGACATCAGTTTGTACCTTATTTCTTTATATGCTCTttggttgccagtgttgttAATTCTCCCAGATTTTGGCTCATATTCCTACTGGAGCaagtccagttgtgtttagaagcttttattgctGATTTTTCATGGTAGGCAGCGCAGCtatactccattacagtcattccctggctgcaagtacactgctaaacgtagctacatgctaacgtcagggaaacatgtccTCTTGGATGCTGACGTTGTTCATTTCTCCTGGATTTCGGATCATATTTAGCTGTAGTGATGTTGCAGAGACGCTGAGAGTGCAGATACTGAAGAcctggaaatgctgaccaatcagagcagactgggctagACAAACAATGTATAGACATACAGAAATAaaccctctcagtcatcacttatgatccactagaagtgtgtggggtgtatttttctgcagagactctgccctcgtCAAGTATCACAGAACCCATAAACACTTTCTCCTTTGCTCTCTTGACCCCAGTTTGTAAAACCAGAGTGGCACACGGCTCCCTTTCCCATGAGGTGAGTGGTTTACGCAAACATTGTACCAGTGCAGTCTTGTTTGTATGTTCATAACTGTTATTTATTTGCTCTCTGTTTGTCCTAATGTCTGTgtgatatctgtgtgtgttgcagatgTCTTTGATTTTCAGTGCGGGGAGTCTGGCTGATATCCGTCCTCCGTGTGTGCTCCAGAGCTTCGTCAACCATGGGGCTGTCCTGCACAAGATGTTTGTGGTGGGAGACAGACACTACTGCGTAGAGAGGCCGTCACTCAAGAACTTCCCCTCCGGTCCCTGTGGTCAGTCTGCAACAGACTTACAGATATATAGATATTTATGTTCCTGTCCTGCCAGGCAGTTTGTTTCCTTCCCTTTCCCGTCTTGCCCTTTCCTTCCTTTTCTGTTATGTCCTTTACTTTGTTTTCCTTCTGTTTCCTATCTTGTCCTCTCCTTTCCCTTTcctgtcttctcttcttttttctttcctttccttgtcctttacttttttcctttcattGCTTGTCTTGGCGGTTCCATTCCTCAATTTTCCTGCCatcttttcctttccttatcTTTATCTTGTTGTCCTTTTGTTTTCAATCCCTTTTCTTCCTTGTCCTTTACTGTCATTTCTCACCCCTTTCTGTCTTGtgctttcctttcctttcctttcctttcctttcctttcactTCCTGCCTTATCATTTACTTTCCCCATTTCCTGTCTTGTCCTTTCTTTATTTCCCTTCCCTTTCCTGTCCTCTACTCTGTTGTCCTGTCCTTTTCTTACCTTCCCTTTCCCTTCCCACCTTgtcatttcctttccttcccttttcTACATCGTCATTTCCTTCACCATTTTACCCTTGACATTTCCTTGCTTGTCCTTTTCTTGCTTTACTTTCCCTTTCCTGTCACCCTTTCCTTCCCTTCCCTTTTCTGTCCTCTACTCCTCTACtttgttgtccttttcctttctTAACTTTTCCTTTCTTATCTTAATATTTCCTgccctgtcctgtcctgtcttcTCTGTTCCTGCcatctcctttccttcccttccttGTCCTTTACTTTCTTTTCCTTCCCTTTTCTGTCttgtcctttcctttccttaatTTTCCTTCCCTTGTCCTCTCCTGCCTTATCATTTACTTTCCCCCTTTACTTTCTTGTCCTTTCCTTCCTTGTCTGTTCTTTCTTTCCCTTCCCTTTCCTCTCATCTACTCTGttgtcctttccttttcttACCTTTCCTTTCCTACCATGTCATTTCCTTCACCCCTTTACCATTGTCCTTTCATTCTGTCTTTTtccttcccttcccttcccttccctttctgtcctctcctctgttgtcctttccttttttcccccttatcTCATTGTATCctttcctgtcctgtcctgacATGTCATGTCCTGCTGTGACTTGCTTTGCCCTATGTTATTCTACCTTGTTTTGTATTTGCTCTATCTGTTCCCTGTATCCATTCATACTGTAATTTATCTCTGCCTCCAGACAGGAAGACCATTTTCTTCAACAGCCATCAGGTGTCCAAGCCAGAGTCAAACTCTGATCTCACAGCAGTAAGTATGACATGTGGCATCGTATTTTCTAAATTCTTTCAGATGAAGTCAGGAGTAAAGTAACACTGTTTTGGAtcaattttctcagttttaatATCCTACTCCTAATATATCTGCAAAACTGCTCAGTGGTGTCATTTAGGTTGCACATATGGCTTAACAGTAGCTCCACCAGTCAGCCCCAACCCATTTGGCACCTCTCTGGGCTGAGATCCACCCCAATAATGTTTCCTCCTGTCCTCTAAGCTGGACGAGCAGATGCCATGCCTGCCTCCTCCCAGCTCTGAAGCCATGGCTGCCCTGGTCAGAGAGCTCAGACTTCAGCTTGGCATGGCCCTGTTCGGCGTGGACGTCATcatcaacatacacacacacaccctcaccgTCATCGACATCAACATCTTCCCAGGTACTGcacctgcacagacacacacagacacacacacagacacagtgatgTACTCACAGACTCTTCTCATTGTCAGGCTATGAAGGAGTGCCCcagtttttctcctctctgctcagcCACATTGAGTCAGTGTTGGACAAACAGGCCTCTGCTGGCCCCGAGGCAACCGGCTCTCCCGAGTCAACACAGACTACAGGAGGTCCATCTGCTGCAACAACTGGCCTTTAAGTCACCTCAGGAGCACAGTGTGGATTGCACTGTGTTTCATCAGCTTCCCAGGACAAATGAAGTCAATGACACTGGCTTTTTCACTCTTACATTGGGACCAAAAGGAAGCCTTAactttaattgtattttaaacTGTACCGTCTGTAAATCACACTATTAATTGTGAGCTATTTTCTGCTCTTTTTACAAGCAAAAACAGAAGGCACATGATGGCTTAATACACTTTCCGTTTATTGATTGACGGGTAGCATAGAAGAAGATACAGCAGGCACAAAATACAGCACTCTGATTGGCCAGTAATACAAATGGTGTTTTTGTTATCATATTTTTCCCTGTTGTTCGAAATGTCCTCTATGGCCTCGTGTCACGCCCTCCCCCGCAGACATTTCCTGCGTCTTTCTTGCTGGTTTGTAAGATACATTTTGTGGAAACATTTTTGCACTaatatagaaaaagaaaaaaacgacagtacattaattttttttcatttattctcaAGTGAACAAACACCTCATCGCTGGAACAGACAATAATGAGCTGATCCTGTGTGTCATCACTACGTGTTTACACAAGCTGACCCACCGGCTACTCTGCcagtgttttaatgtattgTAAATCTTGGCTGTGTAGAAAAAGAGAGATTATATATCTGCTATATGAGTACTCTATGATGCACTTTGACAACatattaaaatacatgaaataattCGTTATTTGGCTAATTATTGCATTCACATGTGCTGTAGTCTATATTGTGTTATTGCAGTTTAGTGGGCGTCCAGTGGTTACCCTGTTAATCCTGCACCATGTGCATTTCTACCCAATGTCCTCTTGGGGGCGATGTTGCTTCATATTTCCTATGACCTTGGCTTACAGACGTGATATCTGATATTTACACAAATGACATGACAGCCATGAAAACTGTGAACACTACAGAGCATTTATCAATGTTATTGTCAGTGTTGCTGTTACCAAAAGACATCAAAATGGCTTTAGTGACTCCCTCTTCCCTCGACTCCTCCTTGGCTTGTTAAGATAAGAGTGCAAAGCTGGCTGAGAACCTGAAGTGACACTTTTAGACCTTTTAAGCTCTAAGTACATAACATCCTGTGGCCAAACACTAACCACGCTCAAGACAAACCTAACATCCGACACACGTGTCCCCGTGCAGAACTTTAACGCTGATCTActtcctctgtgttttgttcGTGTCACCCTGGTTCGTCACAAACAGTCTGGTTTTAACAGTGCGAGAGCCAAATGAAACACAATCCTTGTTTCTACTTTATCATCGAAGAAACGAAGaggaaataatgacttactccTGTGTAGAAATATCAGTAATACGTATCGTTAACAGTCAGAACAGCAGGAACAGCTTACACATAGTTATCAGTTATTGCACAAAATAGATATATATTGAAATACACATATTACTCATGATAGGgaatctgtttttttcccatcGAGAACACACCATCGAGGATGATACccttcagagaaaaaaacaaaagtgctgctTGCCAGTACTCATGACTCAGATTTCAAAGATGATGGTGTTTGTGTGGTCGGCAATCTGcagtcaaaaataaaatttgaatacAAAGTGCTGAATGCTTTGCATCCATGGCTGTTCACAACTGGAGTGAAATCAACCGTCTACCTCACAAACAGCATTTACAGGTACTGAGACAAGTGGAGATAGACACAAAGATCTTTCAGATTCTCTAGAAAagtgtgtcttgtttttctctcctcaACACTCAGACGCATCAAGGAAACGGTGACAGCCTTTTCCAGGCAATCTAAAAGCAGAAACGAAACAACCGTATGTGCAGTTTCTACTAATGTCCATTTACAGATTCACATCTGAAGACAATTCTCAGAGTGCTGTGGGGACTTGAAGGCtgtaaaatggaaaatgtgtgAGCTGAATGTGTGACTGTGAATGCAACAAAGGGTTTTGTCAGTccgctgtgcgtgtgtgtgtgtgtgcgtgtgtgtgtgtgtccatgtctgtgtgtcttatCCTCTGCGAAGCTCCCTCAGCTCTGCAGCCACTTTGCGCAGCTCTGCTTCAatctccagcagctcctgtggacAGAGAGCCACGGTAATATGTAACCGAGCAAAACAGGACACAGTGACACGATGCTTCATGTCATAGCTCGCAAATAACAATGAAATTGTCTTGTCCATGTTTTTGGGTAGCAATGAAACTTGCTGGGTACCTATTGGTAGGTAGAGGGAAATTTTACAATGAAGATGATGTACCGCAGGGAAAAAGATTAATAAGATGAATGGGGAGAGCCCCCATGACCCAGGACTTCAAGAGCATTGCATTGTGAGTATGAGGATGCCTACATTGCTGTAGCTAGTGAATACATGCTGGTGAGCCTACAGGCTATTGAAACTCTGTAATGGATGTTTGTCAGAGCAGTTATTACCTGCTCCAGCctgtattgttttcaccttgtgagtctgtGACGAAACGTGATCCTAGTGGCACCAACTGTAGCAGAACTACCACAGAAGTAGCTTTGAATACTTTGACAGGTGTTTAAATGTCTGTGAGATAGACTTTTGTTCCTGGGATTGCATCACAACCGTGCAAAATGCAGTCACTAAACTTTAGAGGTGTGTAGCTGAGGTCACAATAAAGGTTGAATTCAAGGACTGGTGTGGTCCAAGTCAAGAATTGCTGTATTATTCAGCTTATCAAGGGGATTCCAACTTTAGTTCAGAGCCACTGCTCTTCAAGCAAACAAACTACTGTGTATTGTACTTACTGTTTACATTTTGAAATCTAGCACTGAGATGGAAACAGTAAATGTTCATATTACAGCAAAAACACcctgcatttattttgtatttaccCTCACAAACAGGTGACAACTGATAACTTGCAGCCTGCACAGCCTATCCATCAGAGAATAAGTTGTGAACAAGGGACTGCTTTATTAAATGGCCTGTATACTCCAGACTTGCACTGTAATAAGGACATAGAGGCTGGTCCAAGGATCAAAACTGATGTTCATGGCGCTAACATTGTTACTACTTTTCCCCCAGTAGTTACATATTTGTCCAGGTATAGGTATGTGTAAGTATGTCATTAGCACCATGGGATAACGGACCCCTGGGCACTGACTTGCAGGAggctccaccacctctccttcaTAGGCGccagaaatgtttatttatgtttactGTTTACTTATTCTATTCTTGTTTATTCTATTAATGTATATATCGTAGATAAATTTCACACTTACACTCTCAGCAGAGTGAAGATAATTGTGaagatttcatttttaatatattcataTCTTAAGTACGAGTGTTAAACACTatagcacatttttttttatagtttttaatgtactgttcatttgtatttatttcattttattttactgcttcATATTTACATGCTTCTACTTCTACTTCTTACATACTTCTACTTAATTCTTACTTCTTATGATTCTTTATTGTTTACATCGGAGCTACtgtaacaaatcacaattttccCTCAGGGATCAAGAAAGTATTTAGGATTataattctgattctgaaacacagactttgtggtggttttgcctctgtatttgttattgttttgcatttccttgtagttgttttgtgtctctttgtggttgtattGTGTCtactttggttgttttgtgtctctgaggtaattttgtgtctttttgaggtaattttgtatctctttgttgttgttttgtgtctttttgaggcaattttaagtctttttgaggtaattttgtgtctcttcgttgttgttttgagtcatttttggttgttttgtgtctctctatggttattttgtgtctctttgtggttgtattGTGTCtactttggttgttttgtgtctctgaggtaattttgtgtctctttgttgttgttttgtgtctttttgaggtaattttgtgtctttttgtggttgttttgtgtctctttgttgttgttttgtgtctctctatggttgttgtgtgtctttttgtggttgttttgtgtctctttgttgttgttttgagtcatttttggttgctttgtgtccctatgtggttgttgtgtgtctttttgcagttgTTTCGTGTCTCTCTatggttgttgtgtgtctttttgtgactgttttgcccctttttatatttttttggtaTCTCTTCCAACTTcttctgcatctctttgtggtttttatgtgtctctttagccattttgttttgtttgtttttattgtatatgTTCATTTGAGTGACAGATGAAGGCCAGGGgcccccctgacactttggccCCCCGGCCTGTGCCCAGCAGGCCACTTCATTAACCCATCCATGATTAGTCCTACATATACTCAATCATGACACTGTAATTTGTGGgcttacaaacacacagatacacaaataGTCACGTTATTTGCACCAACTTACCTCCCCTTCATCTTCTTCTGCGTCACCCTCCTcatcgtcttcctcctcctgcccctcctcatcctctctaacgtactcatcctcatcttcctcgtcctcatcctcctcctccgcaTCCTTGTACCTCTCCCTCTCAAACTGCTGCGTGGCCTCATCGCTGGCTTTCTCCATCACTCTCTTCTGCTGCGGCTCCTTCATGTCTGtcacctcctccttcttcttgacttcattctctgtttTCTCATCTGGCTCCTTGTTGTCATCCCCCTCCTTCTTCTCACGCTTCTCCTCTGCTTTCTTCTCATCCACACTGTCCTCTTTCGTCTTGCCTTGCgtctcctgttcctcctcctcctgcacccGTTTCATCTTCCTGACGAGTTcgtccagctcctcctgcttctccttcctctttctctcctgctcCGCCTTGCTCTTGCTGTCCTGCTCTTTGAGCAGCTCCTTTAGCTCCTTCTCCACCTTCTCCTTCTCCACCATCAGCTCCACTtcat is drawn from Epinephelus fuscoguttatus linkage group LG5, E.fuscoguttatus.final_Chr_v1 and contains these coding sequences:
- the LOC125888865 gene encoding inositol-tetrakisphosphate 1-kinase-like; this translates as MSGRRVGFWLSDKKRRRMNLDAFADFCAGHGVEVVEIDLTQPLGPQGPFDVIVHKLSDVIVEAEHDSQSQQLLANFQSYVSAYPSTVLLDPLPAMTQLLDRFASYRIMSKLHNSLQDWRVCSPPYLEIHSVSDLSSIQQAVMTQGLSFPLICKTRVAHGSLSHEMSLIFSAGSLADIRPPCVLQSFVNHGAVLHKMFVVGDRHYCVERPSLKNFPSGPCDRKTIFFNSHQVSKPESNSDLTALDEQMPCLPPPSSEAMAALVRELRLQLGMALFGVDVIINIHTHTLTVIDINIFPGYEGVPQFFSSLLSHIESVLDKQASAGPEATGSPESTQTTGGPSAATTGL